The following are encoded in a window of Ignavibacteriales bacterium genomic DNA:
- a CDS encoding sigma-70 family RNA polymerase sigma factor, giving the protein MPQAHKKHTPPPSPISTPKALSALEQRRFESRKEDSTLIQQALAGEQNAFRKLRLKYYSPIFKLINRMIRSREEVEDLTQEAFIKAFTSLASFNEEYSFSTWLYKIATNNAIDHVRKRKLQTFSINKPIESEESDYSFELPDTDPEPDQELIATQRKKMLDDAMDSLPAKYRQVILMRHVDEKEYQEIAKTLKLPLGTVKAHIFRARELLYKQLRDKMRHY; this is encoded by the coding sequence ATGCCTCAAGCACACAAGAAACATACTCCACCTCCTTCTCCGATTTCAACTCCCAAAGCATTGAGTGCACTCGAGCAAAGGCGATTTGAATCGCGTAAAGAGGATTCCACACTCATCCAGCAAGCGCTTGCTGGCGAGCAGAATGCATTTCGTAAACTCCGGCTCAAATACTATTCGCCAATCTTCAAACTCATCAACCGAATGATACGCAGCCGCGAGGAAGTAGAAGATCTGACGCAGGAAGCGTTCATAAAAGCATTTACTTCGCTCGCCAGTTTCAATGAAGAATACTCCTTCTCAACTTGGCTTTATAAAATAGCAACGAACAACGCAATTGACCACGTCCGGAAACGAAAACTTCAGACGTTTTCCATCAACAAACCTATTGAATCAGAAGAAAGCGATTATTCGTTTGAGCTGCCGGACACAGATCCGGAGCCGGATCAAGAACTTATTGCCACCCAACGGAAGAAGATGTTAGACGATGCAATGGATTCGCTGCCGGCAAAGTATAGACAGGTAATTCTTATGCGCCACGTAGACGAAAAAGAATACCAAGAAATTGCCAAAACATTGAAACTTCCGCTTGGAACAGTAAAGGCACACATCTTTCGCGCCCGCGAACTCCTCTATAAACAACTCCGCGACAAAATGCGTCATTATTGA
- a CDS encoding LiaF-related protein codes for MKNSMKFLLFLLVGAVCTIAAFARTLENKHREFSPTKEKELRVILDVSFGSISIQRGEHDKIASVDYSEEEDAKQKLYISYDISNETGTLYIKLKESTHFWGDDDDRNGHNRHLDIKLGSTVPISFELELGAGNGDIDLTDLQVKDVKISTGASSVTMKCSKPNPISADDISIESGVSKFTATNLSNLNFRNLKFSGGVGSYKLDFDGKLRQSAEVQIEVGLGSINVYVPTTIAAKLVYDDNWLSSFKLDDDFEKTRSGVYETSDFQDASKRLTIRMESGLGSVRVQRK; via the coding sequence ATGAAAAACTCTATGAAATTTCTGTTGTTTCTTCTCGTTGGCGCTGTTTGCACTATCGCGGCGTTTGCTCGTACTCTTGAAAACAAACATCGTGAATTCAGCCCCACGAAAGAGAAAGAGCTGCGGGTTATTCTTGATGTTTCGTTCGGAAGTATTTCTATTCAACGAGGCGAACACGATAAAATTGCATCCGTTGATTACAGTGAAGAAGAAGATGCCAAACAAAAATTATACATTTCTTACGATATCTCTAACGAAACCGGCACGTTGTATATCAAACTAAAGGAATCCACACACTTCTGGGGCGACGATGACGACCGGAACGGTCATAATCGCCATCTCGATATTAAATTGGGCAGTACCGTTCCGATTTCTTTTGAATTAGAACTTGGAGCAGGAAATGGCGATATCGACTTAACCGACTTGCAGGTGAAAGACGTAAAAATATCGACAGGCGCCAGTAGTGTGACAATGAAATGCAGCAAGCCAAATCCGATTTCCGCAGACGATATCTCCATTGAATCGGGTGTGAGTAAATTCACGGCAACAAATCTTAGCAATTTGAATTTCCGCAATCTGAAATTTAGCGGCGGTGTAGGTTCCTATAAACTTGATTTCGACGGTAAACTGAGACAAAGCGCCGAAGTGCAGATTGAAGTTGGGCTCGGCTCTATCAATGTCTATGTCCCCACTACTATTGCCGCCAAGTTAGTGTATGATGACAACTGGCTTTCGAGTTTCAAGCTTGATGATGATTTTGAAAAAACGCGAAGCGGTGTGTATGAAACGAGCGATTTTCAAGACGCATCCAAACGATTGACTATTCGAATGGAATCTGGTTTAGGCAGTGTGCGAGTGCAAAGAAAATAG
- a CDS encoding tetratricopeptide repeat protein, whose protein sequence is MKRISPVLLLAIFLLLACDVGDRPSTDPTEMYEKSVALISEQSFKQAKPMLEDAIRSFRDLKKNDQLIEALTFLIQTDLNLGEFRAAFSAAEQAAALMRKEGDVHGEVRLALLEGDLYAAMHMNDRAIAHYRVAVASATAFDDRNARAESELKLASILKTSDDLNEALNAYKSVLTLSQASGDRQHLAAALGGIGCIYRMQQRNEEAANSLTQAVSSISQTSNPLLIARLQAELGLLHTAQNSINSALRDFRDAINVLRRARAGKDVQTVLLFQLGHLYEQSSNLSEAKRYYREALELARSQGDRIAENYLSLFLVRCDFNTLPPDQRAQNGEKLRRSYEQLAKKFLECGHIAGEGFLYIQLGKEYERAGEFVKALDYFLKAVTLDQNALAEYSNEELHMPYQNALGMLPSHQDWYGCLGALLIKLQRQNEALKIVEYARTKQLAGTFQNLTISLRSTQVKVRTRNVHEQLHKARMLEAEYTARLASTKHSSDSNDLNALHAELGSAKQTLRKESRQVIDEHANYETLVLPSPIDARILQASIPRGTLAIEFLSTDDLLYIFAVTRSQLIVRTSVIRHDDLLQMMTEYRQLLQDPNVYSGEAGEASMPSMTRFARLSTQMYDILLRPVDDLFEKNLIIVVNSEMDGFPFHAIERQDTKGNVKYVIELTSVDYVPSLASLRYRATSSVRLQDIVAFGNPTGKNWSVDYELRDIRSFFKGARVMVGLETSWDNLKSIKADILQISTEFSQQSAEFPLGNFILSSGLMVEQSTAVPFEKLGELEAIPVIALSNQYGQGIGLSADHALLLRLNGTPDVFLNAWSADRKSAKFFSEYFFTHLANGLAPGDAYRQALLNLIRTREVSHPRSWGQFFHFGVG, encoded by the coding sequence GTGAAACGCATATCGCCTGTTCTTCTTCTCGCCATCTTCCTTTTGCTTGCATGTGATGTCGGCGATCGCCCATCGACCGACCCTACTGAAATGTATGAAAAATCGGTAGCGCTTATCAGTGAACAATCATTCAAACAAGCAAAGCCGATGTTAGAGGATGCCATTCGATCGTTTCGTGATCTCAAGAAGAATGACCAACTCATAGAAGCCCTTACATTCCTTATCCAAACCGATTTGAATTTAGGAGAATTCCGTGCCGCATTTTCTGCAGCGGAACAAGCCGCAGCGCTCATGCGCAAGGAAGGGGATGTGCACGGTGAAGTTCGACTTGCACTTCTCGAAGGTGACCTCTATGCTGCAATGCATATGAATGATCGAGCTATTGCCCATTATCGTGTCGCCGTTGCCTCTGCGACTGCGTTTGATGACAGGAACGCCAGAGCCGAGTCAGAACTAAAACTTGCTTCGATCTTGAAAACAAGCGATGATCTGAATGAAGCACTGAATGCGTATAAAAGTGTACTAACGCTCTCACAGGCAAGCGGCGATCGTCAGCATCTTGCCGCTGCACTGGGTGGCATCGGATGTATTTACCGAATGCAGCAGCGAAACGAGGAAGCGGCAAACTCGCTTACACAAGCGGTCTCATCAATCAGTCAAACAAGCAATCCATTGCTTATTGCCCGGCTGCAGGCGGAACTCGGCCTTCTTCATACTGCGCAAAACAGTATCAACAGTGCGCTCCGCGATTTCCGAGATGCTATTAATGTACTTCGCCGCGCGCGCGCTGGTAAAGATGTTCAAACGGTTCTCCTTTTCCAACTTGGACATCTTTATGAACAGAGCAGTAACCTGTCAGAAGCAAAACGTTATTATCGTGAGGCGTTGGAACTTGCGCGTTCACAGGGTGATCGTATAGCAGAAAATTACCTCTCTCTCTTCTTAGTTCGCTGTGATTTCAACACTCTGCCGCCGGATCAGCGCGCACAGAATGGGGAGAAACTGAGACGGTCGTACGAACAACTTGCAAAGAAATTTCTGGAATGCGGTCACATCGCCGGCGAAGGATTTCTGTACATTCAGCTTGGAAAAGAATATGAACGCGCAGGAGAATTCGTGAAAGCCCTCGATTATTTCTTGAAGGCAGTGACGCTTGATCAAAATGCACTGGCGGAATATTCCAATGAAGAATTGCATATGCCGTACCAGAATGCTCTTGGCATGCTGCCATCGCATCAGGATTGGTATGGATGTTTAGGCGCCTTACTTATTAAATTACAGCGCCAAAACGAAGCGTTGAAGATTGTTGAGTACGCACGGACGAAACAACTTGCAGGCACATTTCAGAATCTTACTATTTCACTGCGCTCTACACAGGTGAAAGTACGAACAAGGAATGTGCATGAGCAACTTCATAAGGCAAGAATGCTTGAAGCTGAATATACTGCACGGCTTGCCAGCACAAAACATTCGTCAGACAGTAATGATTTGAATGCACTGCATGCTGAACTTGGTTCGGCAAAACAAACTCTCAGAAAAGAATCGCGGCAAGTTATTGACGAGCATGCAAACTACGAAACGCTGGTTCTGCCGAGTCCTATAGATGCGAGGATATTGCAGGCGAGCATCCCGCGCGGCACGCTGGCAATTGAATTTCTGTCTACAGATGATCTACTCTATATCTTTGCTGTCACGCGGTCACAGCTCATTGTCCGTACCTCGGTCATTCGCCACGACGATCTTTTACAGATGATGACGGAATACCGGCAGCTTCTTCAAGATCCAAATGTGTATTCCGGTGAAGCTGGAGAAGCGAGCATGCCTTCCATGACACGCTTCGCAAGACTATCTACTCAGATGTATGATATTCTCCTTCGTCCGGTGGACGATCTCTTCGAAAAGAATCTTATCATTGTTGTTAATAGTGAGATGGATGGTTTTCCATTTCATGCGATAGAACGGCAGGATACAAAAGGAAATGTAAAATATGTTATTGAATTAACGAGCGTAGATTATGTGCCGTCACTTGCTTCGTTGCGCTATCGTGCTACTTCCTCGGTTCGCTTGCAGGATATTGTAGCATTCGGTAATCCGACAGGTAAAAACTGGTCGGTGGATTACGAATTGCGTGACATCCGCAGCTTTTTCAAAGGTGCAAGAGTGATGGTGGGATTAGAAACATCGTGGGATAATTTGAAATCCATTAAAGCCGACATCTTGCAAATTTCAACTGAATTCAGCCAGCAAAGCGCAGAATTTCCGCTTGGCAATTTTATTCTCTCAAGTGGCTTGATGGTGGAGCAATCTACGGCCGTTCCGTTTGAAAAGCTCGGCGAACTTGAAGCAATTCCTGTGATAGCACTCTCAAATCAATATGGTCAAGGCATTGGACTCTCTGCCGACCATGCGCTCTTGCTTCGTTTGAATGGAACACCTGATGTTTTTTTAAATGCATGGTCAGCAGATAGGAAATCGGCAAAATTTTTCAGTGAATATTTCTTCACACATCTTGCCAACGGTCTCGCTCCCGGCGATGCGTACCGGCAAGCGCTCCTCAATCTTATTCGCACACGTGAAGTCAGCCATCCGCGTTCGTGGGGACAATTCTTCCACTTCGGAGTAGGGTAG
- a CDS encoding glycerophosphodiester phosphodiesterase family protein, with translation MRPFQPKPLPGAPPYVIAHRGISAKAPENTLASFEQAAGVPGIDMIELDVRLTKEEEVIVLHDRTLQRTSTGNGPVRNYSLEEIRKLDAGSWFHPMFAEQRIPTLAEVFQHVGSRLWVDVEIKSDLLYREPSGLLEKKVLDVVHQCGMDDRVMFSSFNHQLLSNIKRMKSSAVTGVLFDFLHDFGRSPSKLAERVGAKVFKCATRELNRHMLNDAHTHGIAVYVYTLNSVQGAQRMLTCRVDGILSNNADDIVSVVKNDNGKR, from the coding sequence ATGAGACCATTTCAGCCCAAACCATTGCCGGGTGCGCCACCGTATGTTATTGCGCACCGCGGTATTTCGGCAAAGGCACCGGAAAACACTCTCGCTTCTTTTGAACAAGCTGCCGGTGTCCCCGGTATTGATATGATTGAATTAGATGTCCGCCTGACAAAGGAGGAAGAAGTTATCGTTCTGCATGACCGGACGCTTCAACGCACGTCCACGGGCAACGGTCCTGTACGCAACTATTCATTGGAAGAAATTCGCAAGCTTGATGCCGGCTCGTGGTTCCATCCGATGTTTGCCGAACAACGAATTCCGACACTTGCAGAAGTATTTCAGCACGTAGGAAGCCGGCTTTGGGTAGATGTAGAAATCAAATCAGATTTGCTGTATAGGGAACCATCCGGATTGTTGGAAAAAAAAGTGCTTGATGTGGTTCATCAATGCGGGATGGATGACCGCGTGATGTTTTCCTCTTTTAATCATCAACTTTTATCAAATATAAAGCGAATGAAATCTTCAGCAGTGACGGGCGTGCTCTTTGATTTTTTGCATGACTTTGGCCGCTCGCCATCGAAACTTGCTGAACGCGTTGGGGCAAAAGTATTTAAATGCGCCACGCGTGAATTAAACCGCCACATGTTAAATGACGCTCATACGCATGGCATCGCGGTATATGTCTATACACTCAATTCAGTACAAGGCGCGCAGCGAATGCTAACATGCCGCGTTGATGGCATTTTATCCAACAATGCAGATGATATAGTCAGCGTAGTGAAAAATGACAATGGCAAGCGATGA
- a CDS encoding adenylate kinase — translation MKIILFGPPGVGKGTQAKLLVEEFHSAHISTGDLLREAVKNKTALGVKAKSFMDAGNLVPDDVVIGLIEETLTSDEARDNFILDGFPRTLLQARALDVLFEKIGIKLDSVISLEVNNEEIINRLDQRRLCRGCGRIYTIARIGADLKKCPSCGGELYQRDDDKPEPVRRRLEVYQQQTKPLIEYYRETDRLVPINGMDEIGYVHKLILDALYKNRTR, via the coding sequence ATGAAGATCATTCTCTTTGGACCTCCGGGCGTGGGCAAAGGTACCCAAGCCAAATTACTTGTTGAAGAATTTCACTCAGCACATATCTCTACCGGTGATTTACTGCGTGAAGCGGTGAAGAACAAAACTGCTCTTGGAGTAAAAGCGAAATCTTTTATGGATGCCGGCAATCTTGTTCCCGACGATGTTGTCATCGGATTAATAGAAGAAACGCTTACGTCTGATGAAGCGAGAGATAACTTCATCCTGGATGGTTTTCCTCGAACGCTTCTGCAAGCACGCGCCCTTGATGTGCTTTTCGAAAAAATCGGAATTAAACTTGACTCTGTAATCAGTCTTGAAGTGAACAATGAAGAAATAATAAACCGCCTTGATCAACGGCGGCTTTGCCGTGGCTGCGGCCGCATTTATACAATTGCCCGCATCGGCGCCGATCTCAAAAAGTGCCCGTCATGCGGTGGTGAACTCTATCAGCGGGATGATGATAAACCGGAACCAGTTCGCAGGCGCCTTGAAGTCTATCAGCAACAGACGAAACCGCTCATCGAATATTATCGCGAAACCGACCGGCTTGTTCCGATTAATGGTATGGACGAGATCGGCTATGTACACAAACTGATCCTCGATGCGCTGTATAAAAACAGAACCAGATGA
- the rlmN gene encoding 23S rRNA (adenine(2503)-C(2))-methyltransferase RlmN produces the protein MTKKNLKGLNLIELQAFVEELGEKKYRAVQLYSWLYAKAAQSFDEMTDISKEFRTVLSQISYISNLQLRVQSISTDSTTKYLFKLNDDLAIESVLIPATKKSSEEEKRLTLCVSTQVGCPLDCKFCATGAMGFTRNLTAGEIVDQVIQVQRTTQKRITNLVYMGMGEPMLNYDNVMKSIDIINDDRGLNIGARHITISTAGYADKIRQLADEERPVKLALSLHSLDNDKRTKLMPITKKFSVDELMKALEYYYHKTRRRPTFEYILFDGFNDTAADIKLFVKLSRRIPCKVNLIPFHSISFMHPSGMGASLKPAPAQRIEAFADALRKSDITVMVRGSSGQDINAACGQLAVIESKNKPKTPEGLL, from the coding sequence ATGACAAAGAAAAATCTCAAAGGTCTTAACCTTATCGAGCTTCAAGCGTTTGTCGAAGAACTTGGTGAAAAGAAATATCGCGCAGTACAGTTGTACAGCTGGCTGTATGCTAAAGCAGCCCAGAGTTTCGATGAAATGACCGACATCTCAAAAGAGTTTCGTACGGTTCTATCTCAAATCTCATATATCTCTAATCTTCAATTGCGAGTTCAAAGCATCTCTACTGATAGCACAACAAAATATCTCTTCAAGTTGAATGATGATTTAGCGATCGAAAGTGTTTTAATACCCGCAACAAAAAAATCGTCAGAGGAAGAGAAGCGGCTCACGCTCTGCGTTTCCACGCAAGTTGGATGCCCGCTAGACTGCAAGTTCTGTGCAACCGGAGCGATGGGTTTTACACGAAATCTCACAGCGGGGGAGATTGTCGATCAGGTGATTCAGGTTCAGCGCACCACTCAGAAACGAATTACTAATCTTGTCTATATGGGCATGGGCGAACCGATGCTCAATTATGATAACGTGATGAAGTCCATTGACATCATAAACGATGACCGTGGATTGAATATTGGTGCGCGGCACATAACCATTTCCACTGCCGGTTATGCCGATAAGATTCGCCAGCTTGCAGATGAAGAACGTCCTGTAAAACTTGCGCTCTCACTTCACTCGCTGGATAACGACAAGCGTACGAAGCTTATGCCGATTACAAAGAAATTCTCTGTAGATGAATTGATGAAAGCGCTGGAGTACTATTATCATAAAACACGCCGCCGCCCTACTTTTGAATATATCCTTTTTGACGGTTTCAATGATACGGCAGCAGATATCAAGTTGTTTGTGAAATTGAGCAGGAGAATTCCCTGTAAAGTCAATCTTATTCCATTCCATTCCATTTCGTTTATGCATCCTTCCGGTATGGGAGCTTCGCTCAAGCCGGCACCAGCTCAGCGTATTGAAGCATTTGCCGATGCACTGCGCAAATCCGATATTACCGTGATGGTGCGCGGCAGCTCCGGTCAGGATATCAACGCTGCATGTGGACAGCTTGCTGTGATTGAATCAAAGAATAAACCAAAAACCCCAGAAGGTTTGTTATAG